The sequence CACACTTATTCACCAGCCGGTTCGGGAGAGCTGCCGGACGGACACGGGTCAGCTGTGCGAGGGGCGAGGGCGACGTGGCCGGCCGACTGGGCATGCGGCAGTCGGCGCACGGCTTTGAAAGCCAGCGGAATCACGGCCGCGACGGCGGAGACGATTCCCGCGGTCAGGGTGACCCGGGAGGGGCCGAACACCCGGGCCAGGGGGCCGACACACAGTTGGCCGACAGGGACGGTGAGGTAGGACAGCAGGTCGTTGTAGGACGAGACGCGGGACAGCACACGCGCGGGAACGTGTTCCTGGAGTGAGGTGTCCCAGCCGATGCCTGATGCGGCGAAGCCCAGTCCGGCGACGAAGGCACCGGTGAGCAGCCAGGGGGTGTTCAGGTGTGTGCCGAGTACGAGCAGGGGCAGCGCGCCGAGCGCGCTCATCAGCTGTCCCAGCCGGAGCAGATGTCTGACCACCAGTCGGTACATCAGCGCACTCATGACCAGCAGGCCGATGCCGCGGACGCTGAGCACGAATCCCCATGTCGCCTCTCCGTCGATCTGCCGGGTGAGTGCCGGCCCGAGGATTTGCCAGGTGCCGGTCTGTACCAGGTTGATGGCGCAGAAGGACAGGGTTCCCAGCCACACCCAGCGGATGCGGCGGAACTCGGTCCAGCCCTCGCGGATGCTGGTCAGCAGGGGTGTTGGCCGGGTCGTGGCCGCTCCGGTGGTGAGGGGCAGGCGGGCGAGGCAGCCCGCCGCGAGGAGGTAGGTGAACGCGTCAAAGGCGATGGCCGGCCCGCTTCCGGTCACCACGACGAGTACGCCGGACAGGCTGGGCCCCAGGATCTTCGTGGCGTTGCGCACCACTCCCAGCAGCGCGTTCGCCTGGCGGAGCCGGGCCTTGTCGACGAGCTGGGGTACGACACCGCGCAGCGCCGGAGTGGTGAACGCGGCGAGGGTGCCGTTGAGGAATTCCAGTACGGCTACGGGAAGCAGCGCGTAGTGGCCGGTCAGCAGCAGCCCGGCGACGCAGCCTTGGGTGAGTGCCGAGCCCAGGTTCGTCGCCGCCAGTACCGTCCGGCGGGGCAAGCGGTCGGCGGTGGCTCCGCCGACGAGGAGAAAGGCGAGCAGCGGCAGCATGCGGGCGGCGAGGACGATACCGAGATCGCTGGTGCTGCCCGAGGCGTCCAGGACCGCAAAGGTCAGCGCCACGGGTGCCATCGAGCTGCCGAGGAGGGTCACCAGTTGCCCGGTGAAGAGTCGGCGGAAGTCTGCCTGTGTCAGGAGGTGTGAGCGCACCGGCCGAAGTCTTCGTGAGTGTCCGGGCGATCAGTACTGTTTCGGTGGGAGGCGAAAGATGGTGCTGCTGCGGTTGAGTCCGATGGCCTTGTCGCGGTCGCGGTTCGCGCTGTCACCGCTCGCGGAGACGCTGGGTTCGATGATCGTGCTCGGCAAGCCGTGCTCCGACCCGTGGCTGGCTCGCTGGCACGGTCGCCACCATCCCGCCTTCGCCGCCACTCTCGACACGGACCCCTTCGCCAAGGGCCTGGTCACGCTGTTCGGATCGACCAAATGGCTGCCCGAGTTCGTGGCGATGCCGCCCAGCGGCGGCATGCGCACCACCCTCACCAGCGAGCTGGAGAAGGTCGCTCGCGTGCCCGACGAGGAGGTGCGTGCCGGCCTGGCGAAGTCCGTCTCCCACAGCTGGAAGCGACATGATCTGAGCTGGCTGGACGGACACGAGTGGGGAGCCAGAACGGCCGACCTGCTCCGGCGCGTATGGGACACCCATATCTCTCCTGACTGGCCGCGCCGCCGGGCCCTGCTCGAACGCGATGTCACCTACCGGGCCGGACTGCTGGCCGCCTACGGCTGGCCCCGCGCCCTTGCGCACATGAGCCGCCGCAGCGCCTGGGTCGGCACCGACGCCATCCGCTTCGGCAACCGACCCGGTCCCGACCGCGTCGTCGGCGACGAGGGAATGCTGTTCGTACCGGTGAGCGTCGCCAGCGGCACCTGGCTGTGCGCCGCCCCGCCGGACAAGTACGCACAGGTCTACCCGGCCCGCGGATACGCCGCGACGACCGACCGCTCTCGGCCACACCACGCCCTGGAACAACTCATCGGCACCGGCCGGGCCGCCATTCTCCGCGCCCTCGAACACCCCGCGACCAGCAGCGAACTGGCCGCACACCTCAACCGGTCACTCGGCACCATCGGCGGCCATCTGGGAGTACTGCGCGACGCCGACCTCATCGCCGGGACCAGAGTCGGCCGACGGGTGGTCTACCGGCGCACCGAGTCCGGTGATCTGCTCGCCGGACAGCGTGAATCTTGAGCGCGGAGGCGGGACGCCAGGCCACCGGGCCGGGTGTCCAGGGGACTCCCCCGGTCTTCTGCGCGACTCACGGCAGGCGGTTGGTGCTGCCGGGCTGCGGTTCGGCGGCGTTGAGT is a genomic window of Streptomyces sp. Edi2 containing:
- a CDS encoding MFS transporter, translating into MRSHLLTQADFRRLFTGQLVTLLGSSMAPVALTFAVLDASGSTSDLGIVLAARMLPLLAFLLVGGATADRLPRRTVLAATNLGSALTQGCVAGLLLTGHYALLPVAVLEFLNGTLAAFTTPALRGVVPQLVDKARLRQANALLGVVRNATKILGPSLSGVLVVVTGSGPAIAFDAFTYLLAAGCLARLPLTTGAATTRPTPLLTSIREGWTEFRRIRWVWLGTLSFCAINLVQTGTWQILGPALTRQIDGEATWGFVLSVRGIGLLVMSALMYRLVVRHLLRLGQLMSALGALPLLVLGTHLNTPWLLTGAFVAGLGFAASGIGWDTSLQEHVPARVLSRVSSYNDLLSYLTVPVGQLCVGPLARVFGPSRVTLTAGIVSAVAAVIPLAFKAVRRLPHAQSAGHVALAPRTADPCPSGSSPEPAGE
- a CDS encoding winged helix-turn-helix domain-containing protein; amino-acid sequence: MVLLRLSPMALSRSRFALSPLAETLGSMIVLGKPCSDPWLARWHGRHHPAFAATLDTDPFAKGLVTLFGSTKWLPEFVAMPPSGGMRTTLTSELEKVARVPDEEVRAGLAKSVSHSWKRHDLSWLDGHEWGARTADLLRRVWDTHISPDWPRRRALLERDVTYRAGLLAAYGWPRALAHMSRRSAWVGTDAIRFGNRPGPDRVVGDEGMLFVPVSVASGTWLCAAPPDKYAQVYPARGYAATTDRSRPHHALEQLIGTGRAAILRALEHPATSSELAAHLNRSLGTIGGHLGVLRDADLIAGTRVGRRVVYRRTESGDLLAGQRES